Proteins from a genomic interval of Scomber scombrus chromosome 11, fScoSco1.1, whole genome shotgun sequence:
- the ccr12a gene encoding chemokine (C-C motif) receptor 12a: MDNDDDQYGLFQELLNYTDDTTDPSYVVRNTVQLCIKESVNHFGARFIPVFYYVNFLLSYLGNGLVLFIIYKYEKLNTVTNIFLLNLVLSNILFASSLPFWATYHLSEWIFGLALCKIVSSAYFIGFYSSILFLTLMTFDRYLAVVHAVAAAKSRKKLYAIIASVAVWCISIVASVKELVLQNVWESPYGGLMCEESGYDSNTMDHWRLVSYYRQFVFFFLLPLFMVMYCYISITIRILSTRMKGKCHAIKLIFIIIFTFFACWTPYNIVILLRALQVSSASKEDDRCTDSDSLDYAFYVTRNIAYLYCCISPVFYTFLGKKFQSHFRRLLAKKVPCLMRHISLSSQSTRTTSQRTPHSAYEY; encoded by the coding sequence ATGGATAATGATGACGACCAGTATGGGCTCTTCCAGGAATTACTTAATTATACCGATGACACAACTGATCCAAGCTATGTGGTCAGAAACACTGTCCAGCTCTGCATAAAGGAGAGTGTCAATCACTTTGGTGCAAGATTCATCCCAGTTTTCTACTATGTCAACTTCCTCCTGAGTTACCTTGGCAATGGGCTTGTCCTCTTCATCATCTACAAGTATGAGAAGCTCAACACAGTGACAAACATCTTCCTCCTGAATTTGGTCCTCTCCAACATTCTCTTTGCCTCCAGTCTCCCTTTCTGGGCAACCTACCATCTGTCTGAGTGGATTTTTGGCTTGGCTCTGTGTAAGATAGTCAGCAGCGCCTACTTCATAGGCTTCTACAGctccatcctcttcctcacacTCATGACATTCGACCGATACCTTGCAGTGGTGCATGCAGTGGCAGCTGCCAAGAGCAGGAAAAAGTTGTATGCCATTATTGCATCTGTAGCAGTTTGGTGCATCAGTATTGTAGCGAGTGTGAAAGAGCTGGTTCTCCAAAATGTGTGGGAGAGTCCGTATGGAGGACTGATGTGTGAGGAGTCAGGATACGATAGCAACACCATGGATCACTGGCGACTGGTCAGTTATTACAGACAATTCGtgttcttcttccttctccctctcttcatgGTGATGTACTGCTACATCAGCATCACCATCCGAATCCTGTCCACCCGTATGAAGGGGAAGTGCCATGCTATCAAGCTCATATTCATCATAATTTTCACCTTCTTTGCCTGCTGGACACCCTATAATATCGTCATCCTCCTTCGAGCTTTACAGGTCTCCAGCGCCAGTAAGGAGGATGACCGGTGTACTGACTCAGACAGCTTGGACTATGCGTTTTATGTGACCCGGAACATTGCCTACTTGTATTGTTGCATTAGTCCtgtgttttacacatttttgggTAAGAAGTTTCAGAGCCACTTTAGAAGACTGCTGGCTAAGAAGGTCCCCTGTCTCATGAGACACATTAGCCTCAGCAGCCAGAGCACCAGAACTACATCACAGAGGACACCACACTCTGCTTATGAGtactag